The sequence TTGGCGAGCCAGATGAAATTGCAGCTGGTGTGAAATTCTTGCTCTCAGATGATGCAAGCTTTATCACTGGCGATGTACTAAGCATTGACGGCGGATTCTCAGCCAAGAAGATTCCTTGGAAGAAATGACAATTCCTAAGATTCGGAAGATTCAAGGTCGTCGAGTCACGCTGACCTTGCCCGACCCAGTTGAATTAGGTAGTTATGTAATTCGCGCACGTGATTTCTGCGTCGCAACAGTCGAACTTGAAGATGGCACCGTTGGTTCTGCTTTTGCACTCGATCGCGGTGCACCAGTATCAGAGGCGATCAATACTCTTATTGCAACGCCATATCGCGAACTCTTTGAAGGCGATCCCGTTAAGACATGGGATCGACTTCTTCGCCAGGCGAGTCCCGCACTTTCTGCAGGTGCGGCATTGCGAGGTTTCTCCCTCGTGGATCTTGCAGCTCATGACGCGATTGCTCGGCATGAAGAGCAGACGGTTGTAGCGCGCTACGGTGGCGTGAAAAAGAAGCTCGATCAGTGGGCTGTCATCGGATATCCACCATCGCGTGGACCGGAAGAGATTGCGTGGGAAGTGCAGGCAGCGGTCAATGCGGGTGCGGTCGGCGTAAAACTTCCTGTTGGCATGTCACATGAATTGACGCGCGAACGGCTGATCGCCGCACTCGACACCAAACTCTGTGCGGTATCTACAGATCTAGCCTGGTCATGCAGGACTCCTGAGGATGCGATGAAAATCGTAGGAGGGTTGGATCTGGCTTGGGTTGAGGATCCTTTCGTGCCTGGCAGTCTTGATGAACTCCGAGGTTTGCGGTCATTACTCTCTGTTCCGCTCGCAAGTGGTGATGACGAGGGCCATCTTTACCACCCACAAGCATTTATCGAAACTGGTGCGGTAGACATGCTTCGAATGGATACGACCTGCCAAGGTGGTCTATCGCGGATGCTTATACTCAATGAATATATGGCAAATTCGGGTTTATCTATCTCATGGCACGTTTATGATGCGTGGCATTCTCAGATTGCATCCCTTATTGATTCTCCGACGTTTTCCATTGAGTATTCAGCTCCGGGTGCAAGCGTGGACCCGCTGGCGGAAATGATCTTCGCACGCAAAAGCGAGACTGTAGAGAATGACAAATTTGGATGGCAGTTCACTATGCCCGATTTACCGGATGAATCAATGGCGCTCGGTGGTGGCGCACAATGGATTCCGCTCCCCAAAAACTAGACACTCAACAAAGGATAAAGGGTGGCATCAAGCAATCCAGTTGTCCTGGTAACCGGAGGAGCGCGTGGGATCGGCTTCGCATGCTGTCAGAGTTTCTACAATGTGGGCTTCAATGTCGCTATAACAGATATGGATGCCGATGCCGCACAGGCGT comes from Candidatus Paceibacterota bacterium and encodes:
- a CDS encoding enolase C-terminal domain-like protein, with the translated sequence MTIPKIRKIQGRRVTLTLPDPVELGSYVIRARDFCVATVELEDGTVGSAFALDRGAPVSEAINTLIATPYRELFEGDPVKTWDRLLRQASPALSAGAALRGFSLVDLAAHDAIARHEEQTVVARYGGVKKKLDQWAVIGYPPSRGPEEIAWEVQAAVNAGAVGVKLPVGMSHELTRERLIAALDTKLCAVSTDLAWSCRTPEDAMKIVGGLDLAWVEDPFVPGSLDELRGLRSLLSVPLASGDDEGHLYHPQAFIETGAVDMLRMDTTCQGGLSRMLILNEYMANSGLSISWHVYDAWHSQIASLIDSPTFSIEYSAPGASVDPLAEMIFARKSETVENDKFGWQFTMPDLPDESMALGGGAQWIPLPKN